The following coding sequences lie in one Spinacia oleracea cultivar Varoflay chromosome 1, BTI_SOV_V1, whole genome shotgun sequence genomic window:
- the LOC110776330 gene encoding uncharacterized protein translates to MGFAMINSSTSLHPCFSSPIIKKTNYAPRFTKRFDFSRSRIVSLSSASSATPPSPSESVTPLVGNSPNSSNPNLSNSANGSPFVKFVQSAESTIERIIFDFRFLALLAVGGSLAGSVLCFMNGCVYVADAYRIYWTSCLKGNHSGNMVLRLVEAIDVYLAGTVMLVFAMGLYGLFISNSSGDVHPSSDRALKGSSLFGMFALKERPRWMKISSLGELKTKVGHVIVMILIVKMFERSKMVTIATGMDLLSYAVCIFLSSASLYILHNLHKSDENGHHVPS, encoded by the exons atggGTTTTGCTATGATCAACTCATCAACTTCTTTACATCCATGTTTTTCATCACCCATAATAAAAAAGACAAATTACGCACCTAGATTTACGAAACGATTCGATTTTTCTCGCTCTCGAATCGTTTCTTTGAGCTCAGCATCTTCAGCAACGCCGCCATCTCCCAGTGAATCGGTTACCCCACTTGTCGGAAATTCCCCCAATTCATCAAACCCTAATCTAAGTAACTCTGCTAATGGGAGCCCTTTTGTTAAATTTGTTCAATCCGCTGAGTCTACTATTGAAAGG attataTTCGACTTCCGGTTCTTGGCACTTCTTGCTGTTGGAGGGTCACTAGCTGGTTCAGTGCTATGTTTCATGAAT GGTTGTGTATATGTTGCTGACGCGTATAGAATTTATTGGACATCCTGTCTCAAAGGAAATCACAGTGGAAATATGGTCCTCCGGTTGGTGGAAGCTATTG ATGTGTATCTTGCCGGAACTGTTATGTTGGTATTTGCTATGGGTTTGTATGGGTTATTCATCAGTAATTCCTCTGGCGATGTGCATCCAAGTTCTGATAGGGCCCTGAAGGGCTCATCCTTGTTTGGAATGTTCGCTCTGAAG GAGAGGCCTAGGTGGATGAAAATTAGCTCCCTTGGCGAACTGAAAACAAAAGTGGGACACGTCATTGTGATGATTCTCATAGTAAAGATGTTCGAGAGGAGCAAGATGGTGACAATAGCCACTGGCATGGATCTGCTGAGTTATGCTGTCTGCATTTTCCTGTCGTCTGCTTCGTTGTATATCCTTCACAATCTGCACAAGTCAGATGAAAACGGCCATCATGTCCCTTCTTAA